In Marinifilum sp. JC120, a single window of DNA contains:
- the cas10 gene encoding type III-B CRISPR-associated protein Cas10/Cmr2 has protein sequence MAHLVKIGFGPVHGFITAARKLEDLCSGSTMLSELMKGAAEKQEKDLIYPVLPSSDSKANMPNIMLLKTESNPKELAESIISGIKDQFCEQVEKAVKSQKLEVESDLLNAVIERQTSEFVETVWSAVELGASFENSLAELNMRFDAAKRTRMFSQNEEPGMKCTLQTNLSALTPKFEKGNPDQNTKRWWKGLENRDMYTYEGRALKNSSKLSQKGERFSSVGLAKRVKARIEDETHHFPSTHAIATAMWRKRIIEKSGHEKYETSVFISFFEKWNELEASGDIEFNTVPEDVIPALPELVKSIKTAPEILKMLLTCEAQCFRKTEFRKGTASKDPISKERGELVSCAKDIGAGTPPGHFVLLSADGDSMGRFVDACKSVEKLTELSSKLKNFSEQAIKTIESPEVCGRVIYAGGDDVLAVMPVDAAIQAACTLRRDYAEKLKGITYTENGEQIPATLSAALLFAPDNYPLHRLLDNAEATLNTKAKAANKDALAITVYKGNDEVSATVLPTELNSWKFDTWAEGLESLFNEKKLSSKTMYDLHHDLLIMESGKSCDPELIKSVVLSRIATNRELDEADMKLVQEKLEEFFTAGVMDFRNSPPSFIAATLISLRNIWRMQCL, from the coding sequence ATGGCCCATCTCGTAAAAATAGGCTTCGGCCCGGTGCATGGATTCATCACTGCTGCACGCAAACTGGAAGACCTCTGCTCCGGCAGCACCATGCTCAGCGAATTGATGAAGGGAGCGGCTGAAAAACAGGAGAAAGACCTTATATATCCGGTACTGCCCTCCAGCGATTCCAAGGCGAATATGCCTAACATCATGCTCTTGAAGACTGAATCCAATCCGAAAGAGCTTGCGGAATCAATTATTTCCGGCATTAAGGACCAATTCTGCGAACAGGTGGAAAAGGCCGTCAAATCGCAAAAGCTGGAAGTTGAAAGCGACTTGCTGAATGCTGTTATTGAACGGCAGACTTCAGAATTCGTGGAAACAGTTTGGAGCGCAGTGGAGCTGGGAGCATCCTTTGAAAACTCCCTTGCCGAGCTGAATATGCGTTTCGATGCTGCAAAGCGGACCCGTATGTTCTCCCAGAACGAAGAACCGGGTATGAAATGCACCTTGCAGACCAACCTTTCAGCCCTTACGCCGAAATTTGAGAAAGGAAACCCGGACCAAAACACCAAAAGATGGTGGAAGGGACTCGAAAACCGGGACATGTACACATACGAAGGGCGAGCTCTTAAAAATTCAAGCAAACTCAGCCAAAAAGGAGAACGCTTTTCCTCCGTCGGACTGGCTAAACGAGTTAAAGCCCGCATAGAAGATGAAACGCATCACTTTCCGTCCACTCATGCGATCGCTACTGCCATGTGGCGCAAGCGGATTATTGAAAAAAGCGGACATGAGAAATACGAAACTTCTGTGTTCATCTCATTCTTCGAAAAATGGAATGAACTTGAAGCGAGTGGCGACATCGAATTCAACACAGTTCCTGAAGATGTTATTCCGGCACTGCCTGAGCTGGTAAAATCCATCAAAACAGCTCCCGAAATTCTGAAAATGCTACTGACTTGCGAAGCTCAATGCTTCCGCAAGACTGAATTTCGTAAAGGGACAGCCAGCAAAGACCCCATCTCCAAGGAGCGGGGAGAGCTAGTATCTTGCGCTAAAGATATCGGTGCGGGCACACCTCCTGGCCACTTTGTCCTGCTTTCTGCGGATGGTGATTCCATGGGGCGTTTTGTGGATGCCTGTAAAAGCGTAGAGAAACTTACTGAGCTAAGTAGCAAGTTGAAGAATTTCTCGGAACAAGCAATCAAGACTATCGAATCGCCGGAAGTCTGCGGCCGGGTTATTTATGCCGGTGGTGATGATGTGCTGGCGGTCATGCCCGTAGATGCTGCAATTCAAGCAGCGTGTACCCTGCGACGCGACTATGCCGAGAAACTGAAAGGGATCACGTACACCGAGAATGGCGAGCAGATTCCGGCAACTCTGAGTGCCGCCCTGCTTTTTGCTCCGGATAACTATCCGCTGCACCGCTTGCTGGATAACGCTGAAGCTACCCTCAACACTAAAGCCAAGGCTGCAAATAAAGATGCTCTGGCAATCACCGTATACAAAGGGAATGATGAAGTCAGCGCAACAGTCCTGCCTACAGAATTAAATAGCTGGAAATTCGATACCTGGGCAGAAGGATTGGAATCCCTGTTCAACGAAAAGAAACTCTCATCAAAAACCATGTACGACCTGCACCATGACCTGTTGATCATGGAAAGCGGTAAAAGCTGCGATCCTGAACTGATCAAATCAGTGGTCTTGAGCAGAATCGCCACCAACCGAGAATTAGATGAAGCCGACATGAAACTGGTTCAGGAGAAGCTCGAAGAGTTTTTCACTGCGGGAGTTATGGACTTCCGCAACAGTCCACCATCATTCATAGCCGCAACCCTGATCAGCCTACGCAACATCTGGAGGATGCAATGTTTGTAG
- the cmr4 gene encoding type III-B CRISPR module RAMP protein Cmr4 → MFTESNILMYRCVTPLHCGATEAGDGIDLPVVRERYTNFPIIPSTSIKGVWRDICQRSEAWKDDVIAAFGPDSQEADKKNAGLLGFVDAQILYLPVRASVRTFFLITCPLQINRFNEAREKKGLSPYIIKEQCENETIISETLSDIKELYLEDIKLNAEHKTLDLPTDGIPAHLTSRLALVSDSTFEWFASNAMEIRAHNKLTESKKSDNLWYAEYVPAESVFFGQLLESPPFRASEEETTGKYSSKLMKTEPHFFQIGGNESTGHGLMQITAINQD, encoded by the coding sequence ATGTTTACCGAATCCAATATACTCATGTACAGATGTGTAACTCCCCTTCACTGCGGAGCAACCGAAGCCGGAGACGGCATAGACCTGCCAGTCGTCCGCGAACGTTACACCAATTTCCCAATTATACCGTCCACCTCAATCAAAGGTGTCTGGCGCGATATCTGCCAGCGTAGTGAAGCGTGGAAGGATGATGTGATAGCAGCATTCGGCCCGGACTCTCAAGAAGCGGACAAAAAGAATGCCGGACTGCTCGGCTTTGTGGATGCCCAGATTCTGTATCTACCGGTCAGAGCGAGCGTGCGAACTTTCTTCCTGATAACCTGCCCTCTCCAGATAAACAGATTCAATGAGGCCAGAGAGAAAAAAGGACTCTCGCCCTATATTATTAAAGAACAGTGCGAAAACGAAACAATAATATCAGAAACCCTAAGCGATATAAAAGAACTCTATCTTGAAGATATCAAACTGAATGCAGAACACAAAACACTCGACCTGCCCACAGATGGAATTCCTGCGCACTTAACATCCAGACTAGCTCTGGTCTCTGATAGCACATTCGAATGGTTTGCATCCAACGCTATGGAAATCCGCGCCCACAACAAACTCACCGAGTCCAAAAAATCTGACAACCTCTGGTACGCAGAATATGTTCCTGCGGAAAGTGTCTTTTTCGGCCAGCTGTTGGAAAGCCCTCCATTCAGAGCTTCAGAAGAGGAAACAACAGGGAAATATTCCTCCAAATTAATGAAAACGGAACCACATTTTTTCCAAATCGGTGGCAACGAATCCACCGGTCATGGACTGATGCAAATAACCGCCATAAATCAGGACTAA
- the cmr5 gene encoding type III-B CRISPR module-associated protein Cmr5: MISKENTLAERSFKFINGIKDTDNAADIRTELEGLPAKIKINGLTQTIIYLLEKSKKDKNDTEQNDRYLLGIEIVEYLAGKQVSDHPKEAFKLCKSNLRHTTVEATTYIAWLKRMAKALIEKKPTSNGGQNEGSHAS, from the coding sequence ATGATTAGCAAAGAAAATACTCTTGCAGAAAGGTCTTTCAAATTCATCAACGGCATTAAAGACACCGATAATGCTGCGGACATAAGAACTGAACTGGAAGGACTGCCCGCAAAGATTAAAATTAACGGACTGACTCAGACTATAATATATCTGCTTGAAAAATCCAAAAAGGATAAAAACGACACCGAGCAGAATGATCGTTACCTGCTGGGCATAGAAATAGTTGAATATCTGGCTGGCAAACAAGTGAGCGACCATCCCAAAGAAGCCTTCAAGCTTTGCAAAAGCAATCTGCGCCACACCACTGTTGAAGCTACCACCTATATTGCATGGCTGAAACGTATGGCCAAAGCTCTTATTGAGAAAAAACCAACTTCCAATGGAGGTCAAAACGAGGGTAGCCATGCAAGCTAA
- the cmr6 gene encoding type III-B CRISPR module RAMP protein Cmr6 — MEVKTRVAMQANLQTIHPSLLLHKLGLHVLTYDEFDRDTLKIGKPENGGYIGDKRTVLDELVKSVQDGDFRNTYNDFYTQWQNYLKERALVLEAKTGARFISGLSYGAAMHIGFSLHHTYGVPYIPGSTVKGACKAIAKQEALEMEQAEQDAELALIQRIYGDENTNGKAVFLDVFPQPLSKKISLMLDLDVITPHHTKANADEAGYETAPDIEEPVPVEFAVVPEGMTYCFGFICPNEADREIVTKHWQTACDEGFGAKTSSGYGSFIPQEQKEEKQEEISPKTILKDFKMRVESNKSGLNNMLSGFVDQIYSESTPEEIKKEMAALLVKRLSPKKLKQKVKKGNKTAIRLDQILRS, encoded by the coding sequence ATGGAGGTCAAAACGAGGGTAGCCATGCAAGCTAATCTTCAAACTATCCACCCATCACTGCTACTGCACAAACTTGGGCTCCACGTACTGACCTATGACGAGTTTGACCGCGACACGCTGAAAATAGGTAAACCAGAAAACGGTGGCTATATCGGCGATAAAAGGACCGTGCTGGATGAACTTGTAAAATCTGTTCAGGATGGAGACTTCCGAAATACGTACAATGATTTCTACACACAGTGGCAGAACTACTTAAAAGAACGCGCACTCGTTTTAGAGGCTAAAACTGGCGCAAGATTTATATCCGGCCTGAGTTATGGTGCCGCAATGCATATTGGCTTCTCTCTACATCATACCTATGGAGTTCCATATATTCCCGGCTCAACAGTGAAAGGGGCATGCAAAGCTATCGCAAAGCAGGAAGCCCTTGAAATGGAACAAGCTGAACAAGATGCAGAGCTAGCGTTAATACAGCGGATATACGGTGATGAAAACACAAATGGTAAAGCTGTTTTCCTTGATGTCTTCCCGCAACCATTATCAAAAAAAATATCTCTCATGCTGGATCTTGATGTCATCACTCCTCATCACACTAAAGCCAACGCAGATGAAGCAGGTTATGAAACAGCCCCGGACATTGAAGAACCAGTCCCGGTGGAATTTGCCGTTGTCCCTGAAGGGATGACTTATTGCTTCGGCTTCATCTGCCCTAATGAAGCCGATAGAGAAATTGTAACCAAACACTGGCAAACAGCATGCGATGAAGGATTTGGAGCAAAAACATCTAGTGGATATGGTTCTTTTATACCGCAGGAACAGAAAGAAGAAAAACAGGAAGAAATCTCGCCGAAAACTATCCTAAAAGATTTTAAAATGAGGGTAGAAAGCAACAAAAGCGGATTAAACAATATGCTTTCTGGATTCGTAGACCAAATCTACAGCGAGTCCACTCCAGAAGAAATCAAAAAGGAAATGGCAGCCCTACTAGTAAAAAGACTAAGCCCTAAAAAACTTAAGCAGAAAGTAAAAAAAGGCAACAAAACAGCAATAAGACTTGACCAGATATTAAGATCATAA